Proteins from one Legionella taurinensis genomic window:
- the katG gene encoding catalase/peroxidase HPI — MAPMVPLHANVEASPPKTNQYWFPKALDLSPLRQHDALENPMGPDFDYAKAFNTLDLNAVKSDLTALMTQSQDWWPADFGHYGPLFIRMAWHSAGTYRIFDGRGGGDGGMQRFAPLNSWPDNVNLDKARRLLWPIKKKYGNNISWSDLMILAGNVALESMGFKTLGFAGGRVDAWEPELVNWGSESEWLASHRETKDKVLDKPFAATQMGLIYVNPEGPQGNPDPLAAARDIRETFARMAMNDEETVALIAGGHSFGKAHGAASGKYLGPSPENAAIEEQGFGWKNSYGTGKGKDTITSGLEGAWTVSPVQFTHNYLDNLFRFNWVQTRSPAGAIQWMPEDKSASSLVPDASDAAKRHPPMMFTTDLALKFDPAYSKIAKRFRDNPKEFEMAFAKAWFKLTHRDMGPRSRYLGSMVPKEVMIWQDPIPAVDYPLVDAKDIETLKTKIINSQLTGPQLVRTAWASASVFRKTDRRGGANGARIRLEPQKNWPVNNPLELAGVLSTLEKIRDEFNQGQANGKKISLADLIVLGGGVAIEQAAKKGGVDIVVPFTPGRNDALQEQTDVDSFAVLRPTADGFRNYFEKDNVKSPPEMLVEKASLLDLTVPEMTVLIGGMRVLGANAANGNDGVFTTKPGTLSNDYFVNLLDMSTEWKKSSSVEGEYEGYDRSTGKLKWKATSVDLIFGSNSELRAVAEVYGSNDAQEQFIQDFVKAWVKVMNLDRFDRVNEGVSGKQTS, encoded by the coding sequence ATGGCGCCGATGGTTCCCCTTCATGCAAACGTTGAAGCCAGCCCGCCAAAAACTAACCAGTACTGGTTTCCGAAGGCGCTGGATCTCAGTCCGCTTCGCCAGCATGATGCCCTGGAAAATCCAATGGGCCCTGATTTTGATTATGCCAAAGCGTTTAATACTCTGGACCTCAATGCTGTTAAAAGCGATCTCACCGCGTTGATGACTCAATCTCAGGATTGGTGGCCTGCTGATTTTGGCCATTATGGTCCTCTGTTCATTCGAATGGCCTGGCATAGTGCAGGAACTTATCGTATTTTTGACGGTCGTGGGGGCGGAGACGGTGGAATGCAGCGTTTTGCCCCATTAAACAGCTGGCCGGATAACGTTAACCTCGATAAGGCGCGACGTCTGCTTTGGCCGATTAAGAAAAAATATGGGAATAACATTTCATGGTCTGATTTAATGATTCTGGCAGGCAATGTCGCATTGGAATCAATGGGATTTAAAACGCTGGGCTTTGCCGGGGGGCGTGTCGATGCCTGGGAGCCGGAATTGGTGAATTGGGGCTCTGAAAGTGAATGGCTGGCCAGTCATCGGGAGACAAAAGACAAGGTATTGGATAAACCTTTCGCCGCAACTCAAATGGGACTCATCTACGTTAATCCTGAGGGTCCGCAGGGGAATCCCGATCCTCTGGCCGCTGCCAGAGATATTCGTGAAACCTTTGCCCGCATGGCCATGAACGATGAAGAAACGGTGGCTTTGATTGCCGGTGGACACAGTTTTGGTAAAGCCCATGGCGCGGCTTCCGGAAAATATTTAGGCCCTTCCCCCGAAAATGCAGCCATTGAAGAACAAGGCTTTGGTTGGAAAAACAGTTATGGTACAGGAAAAGGAAAAGACACGATAACCAGTGGTCTTGAGGGTGCCTGGACGGTTTCCCCGGTACAGTTTACCCACAATTACCTAGACAACCTGTTTCGCTTCAACTGGGTACAAACCAGGAGTCCAGCGGGAGCCATTCAATGGATGCCTGAAGATAAAAGTGCCTCATCCTTGGTACCCGATGCTTCGGATGCAGCCAAAAGACATCCGCCGATGATGTTTACAACGGATTTGGCGCTTAAATTTGATCCTGCCTATAGCAAAATTGCCAAACGTTTTAGGGATAATCCCAAAGAGTTCGAAATGGCGTTTGCCAAAGCCTGGTTTAAATTAACCCACCGGGATATGGGGCCGCGTTCCCGCTATTTAGGGTCGATGGTGCCTAAAGAAGTGATGATATGGCAGGATCCAATCCCGGCTGTTGATTATCCTCTGGTCGATGCGAAAGACATTGAGACGCTGAAAACGAAAATTATCAATTCGCAATTAACCGGGCCTCAGCTGGTCAGAACAGCCTGGGCATCTGCTTCAGTATTCCGCAAAACAGACAGGCGTGGAGGTGCTAATGGCGCCCGGATTCGCCTCGAGCCGCAAAAAAACTGGCCTGTGAATAATCCCCTGGAGTTGGCTGGTGTGTTGAGTACGCTTGAAAAAATAAGGGATGAATTTAATCAGGGGCAAGCCAATGGCAAAAAAATCTCACTGGCTGATCTGATCGTATTGGGAGGAGGCGTAGCCATTGAACAGGCGGCAAAAAAAGGGGGGGTTGATATCGTCGTCCCTTTTACTCCCGGTCGTAACGACGCGCTACAGGAGCAGACCGATGTCGACTCGTTCGCGGTCTTAAGACCCACAGCTGATGGCTTTCGAAACTACTTTGAAAAAGATAATGTGAAATCCCCTCCGGAAATGTTAGTTGAAAAGGCGAGCCTTCTTGATCTCACCGTTCCTGAAATGACTGTACTGATCGGCGGGATGCGTGTGCTGGGCGCCAATGCGGCTAATGGCAATGACGGTGTGTTCACGACGAAACCAGGCACCTTGAGCAATGATTATTTTGTCAACCTCTTGGACATGTCGACTGAATGGAAAAAATCCTCATCAGTGGAAGGCGAGTACGAGGGGTACGATAGGTCTACAGGGAAATTAAAATGGAAAGCCACTTCTGTTGACCTCATCTTTGGTTCCAATTCCGAATTGAGGGCAGTGGCCGAAGTCTATGGCAGTAATGATGCTCAGGAACAATTTATTCAGGATTTCGTTAAAGCCTGGGTGAAGGTGATGAATCTCGATCGATTCGATCGCGTGAATGAGGGTGTCAGCGGCAAACAAACATCCTAG
- a CDS encoding cytochrome ubiquinol oxidase subunit I, producing the protein MGVELLSRIQFGFSIGFHILFPTLNLGLAVFLIIMEGLWLKTGKSDYLKICKLWTKIFALTFGMGVVSGIVLAYQIGTNFGPFISEFGNVLGALFAYETLTAFFLEAGFLGIMLFGWQRVPPWLHFTATILVALGTTVSAFWILSANSWMQMPSGYELMDGKYIVASWWAVVFNPSFIPRFIHMMLASYVTTSFVIIAVSGYYLLKDKAVAVAKTCLSFALWSALILVPLQIAVGDLVGLKIHEHQPIKTAAMEGLWETQKGAPLVVFALPSQEKQQNDYAITIPKLASFINTHDWDGQMTGLDTVPRQDQPRVAAVFFSFRIMVGIGLLMLFTALVGLTLRIRKTLYTSRWFHYLSLGLAPLGFVASVAGWLTAELGRQPWVVYGLLRTSDAVSAIGLEEVIISFVLLVLAYGIVFGFYLYYLLKLISRGPEEAEQDKTEHHAFQYMTDLSREDN; encoded by the coding sequence ATGGGTGTAGAACTTCTATCGCGAATTCAATTTGGATTTAGCATTGGGTTTCATATTCTGTTTCCGACATTGAACCTCGGGTTGGCGGTATTCCTGATTATCATGGAAGGCCTGTGGCTTAAGACAGGAAAGAGCGACTACCTTAAAATTTGTAAATTATGGACCAAAATTTTTGCGCTCACCTTTGGTATGGGCGTTGTCTCCGGGATAGTGCTTGCTTATCAGATAGGCACCAATTTTGGCCCGTTTATCAGTGAGTTCGGCAATGTTCTCGGTGCACTGTTTGCCTACGAGACGCTGACTGCCTTTTTCCTTGAAGCGGGATTTTTAGGCATCATGCTGTTTGGCTGGCAACGGGTTCCTCCCTGGTTGCATTTTACCGCCACCATCCTGGTCGCTCTGGGAACAACCGTCTCGGCTTTTTGGATTTTATCGGCCAACTCCTGGATGCAGATGCCCAGCGGCTATGAGCTCATGGATGGCAAATACATCGTTGCCAGCTGGTGGGCTGTCGTGTTTAATCCATCCTTTATTCCTCGCTTCATTCACATGATGCTGGCTTCTTATGTGACGACCTCGTTTGTGATTATTGCGGTATCCGGTTATTACCTCTTAAAGGATAAAGCCGTTGCGGTTGCGAAAACATGCCTTTCGTTCGCATTGTGGTCAGCTTTAATCCTCGTCCCCCTGCAAATTGCCGTGGGTGATTTGGTTGGATTAAAGATCCACGAGCATCAACCCATTAAAACCGCCGCGATGGAGGGGCTTTGGGAGACTCAAAAGGGCGCCCCGCTGGTGGTCTTTGCCCTGCCGTCGCAGGAAAAGCAACAAAATGACTATGCCATCACCATTCCCAAGTTGGCGAGCTTCATCAATACGCATGATTGGGATGGGCAAATGACCGGTCTCGACACCGTCCCTCGACAGGATCAACCACGGGTTGCCGCTGTGTTTTTTTCCTTCCGCATCATGGTGGGCATCGGCTTGCTCATGCTGTTTACGGCGTTGGTTGGCCTCACTCTGCGGATCAGGAAAACGCTTTACACCAGTCGATGGTTCCATTATCTGAGTTTAGGCTTAGCCCCTTTGGGTTTTGTAGCCAGTGTCGCGGGTTGGTTAACGGCTGAATTAGGCCGTCAGCCCTGGGTGGTTTATGGGCTCTTGCGTACCTCCGATGCCGTATCGGCTATTGGGTTGGAAGAAGTGATCATTTCGTTTGTATTATTAGTCCTGGCTTATGGCATTGTTTTCGGTTTTTATCTGTATTATCTCCTGAAATTAATAAGCCGAGGCCCCGAGGAGGCTGAACAGGATAAAACGGAACACCATGCCTTCCAGTACATGACTGATTTATCCCGGGAGGATAACTAA
- the cydB gene encoding cytochrome d ubiquinol oxidase subunit II encodes MLPLIFAFLLAFIVIMYVILDGFDLGVGILFPFTANESERDQMMNSIAPVWDGNETWLVFGGAILYGGFPQVYGLLLPILYMPLMLMLIALIFRGVSFEFRFKAEQSKPLWNWLFSISSLAAAFFQGVVLGCFVQGFPINEAQMTINDADWLTPFSLLTGIALVSGYGLLGATWMIIKSSGSLQKNMTHYAKGLLIIVSLFLLFVSIWTPLHNTEIFNRWYSFPNVLLLSPLPLITLVAIVLVWKNLAAGHERNPFLYSIVIFFCAYAGIALSVYPYLIPHQVTLWEAAAPDSTLSFILVGVCIMLPVLLAYTLYAYYLFRGKSQDNYH; translated from the coding sequence ATGCTGCCATTAATCTTTGCCTTCCTGCTTGCTTTTATTGTGATCATGTACGTTATTCTGGACGGATTTGATTTAGGAGTCGGCATTTTATTTCCCTTTACTGCCAATGAAAGCGAGCGGGATCAAATGATGAATTCCATTGCTCCTGTCTGGGACGGCAATGAAACCTGGCTGGTTTTTGGCGGGGCAATTCTTTATGGCGGTTTCCCGCAGGTATATGGCCTGTTGCTTCCCATTTTATACATGCCACTGATGTTGATGCTGATCGCCCTCATTTTTCGAGGGGTCAGTTTTGAGTTTCGTTTTAAAGCGGAACAGTCAAAACCGTTATGGAACTGGTTGTTTTCGATCAGTTCTTTGGCTGCGGCCTTTTTTCAAGGGGTGGTGCTCGGGTGCTTCGTCCAGGGCTTTCCTATCAATGAAGCGCAAATGACCATTAATGATGCGGATTGGCTGACCCCCTTCAGTTTGTTGACGGGAATTGCTTTGGTCAGCGGCTACGGGCTTTTGGGCGCTACGTGGATGATTATCAAAAGCAGCGGTTCCCTGCAAAAAAACATGACCCATTATGCCAAGGGGCTGTTGATCATCGTCAGCCTGTTTTTATTGTTTGTCAGCATCTGGACGCCGCTTCACAACACTGAAATTTTTAATCGCTGGTACAGCTTCCCCAATGTCCTTTTATTAAGCCCCTTACCCTTAATAACCCTTGTTGCCATCGTCCTGGTCTGGAAAAATTTAGCCGCAGGCCATGAAAGAAACCCATTCCTGTATAGCATTGTTATCTTTTTCTGCGCTTACGCAGGCATTGCTTTAAGCGTCTACCCTTACTTAATTCCCCATCAGGTCACGCTCTGGGAAGCCGCCGCACCCGATTCCACCCTGAGTTTTATTCTGGTTGGGGTCTGTATCATGCTGCCAGTGCTCCTGGCCTACACGTTGTATGCCTATTATCTATTCCGAGGCAAATCTCAGGACAACTACCATTGA
- a CDS encoding DUF2878 domain-containing protein, producing the protein MTKKAIGIILHGALYYLSWVACVYFAHREAPWTGPLLTLLLLLIQALWEKMNGADLARPLLFTLCFGVLGAVVDSVWLWAGLIVYKANPWAPYVAAPWIIALWLSFAFYLIVTYETLFTYYKTFGFLALIGVPIAYWLGVKIGAALPLHSWFYIILGCFWAMALPLFLWIYHARIQSAPQW; encoded by the coding sequence GTGACAAAAAAAGCCATTGGAATCATTTTACATGGGGCGCTTTATTACCTGAGCTGGGTGGCCTGTGTTTATTTTGCTCATAGGGAAGCCCCCTGGACGGGTCCCCTTCTCACTCTATTGTTGCTGTTGATTCAAGCGCTCTGGGAGAAAATGAATGGCGCTGATCTCGCCCGTCCGTTGCTCTTCACGCTGTGTTTTGGTGTGTTGGGCGCTGTTGTCGATAGCGTGTGGCTATGGGCAGGCCTCATCGTCTACAAAGCCAATCCATGGGCCCCTTACGTGGCCGCGCCCTGGATTATCGCCCTTTGGTTAAGCTTTGCCTTTTACCTGATTGTGACCTATGAAACGCTATTCACCTATTATAAAACGTTCGGTTTCCTCGCCCTAATCGGTGTACCCATTGCTTATTGGCTCGGAGTAAAAATCGGCGCAGCCTTGCCTCTACACTCCTGGTTTTACATCATCCTGGGTTGTTTTTGGGCCATGGCTTTACCGCTTTTTCTTTGGATTTACCATGCCCGAATACAATCCGCGCCTCAATGGTAG
- a CDS encoding SDR family NAD(P)-dependent oxidoreductase yields MAHYLVIAASSAIGQAVTQALLAQGDTVFTTARDESKIKPDAILDASDFNAVEAVFRRAGDIQGVVNCSGSLLLKAAHMTTQEQYQSVMNASLTTAFATVRAAGLTMKQGGSVVLISSAAATVGLANHEAIAAAKSALIGLARSAAATYANANLRFNVVAPGLVASPLTAGLLNNELALNASKAMHPLGRVGHPDDIARAILFLMDPQNNWITGQVLGVDGGLSAVRAKMKM; encoded by the coding sequence ATGGCTCATTATTTGGTGATTGCAGCAAGCAGTGCGATTGGTCAGGCGGTAACCCAGGCTTTGCTGGCACAGGGAGATACTGTTTTTACTACCGCCCGTGATGAAAGCAAAATAAAACCCGACGCCATTCTTGATGCGTCTGATTTTAATGCCGTGGAAGCCGTGTTCAGGCGCGCCGGTGACATTCAGGGGGTGGTGAATTGCAGCGGTTCATTGCTGCTTAAAGCAGCTCATATGACCACTCAGGAGCAATACCAGTCCGTGATGAATGCGTCGTTGACCACGGCCTTTGCGACCGTGCGGGCGGCCGGCTTGACCATGAAACAGGGCGGCTCGGTGGTGCTGATTTCCTCTGCTGCCGCCACCGTCGGCTTGGCAAACCATGAAGCCATTGCGGCGGCGAAATCTGCATTGATTGGTCTGGCACGCTCGGCCGCAGCCACGTATGCCAATGCCAATCTTCGCTTCAATGTCGTGGCTCCCGGCCTGGTTGCCTCGCCTCTAACGGCAGGTTTATTAAACAATGAGCTCGCATTGAATGCTTCAAAAGCCATGCACCCACTGGGAAGAGTAGGGCATCCGGATGACATTGCCCGAGCCATTCTTTTTTTAATGGATCCACAGAATAACTGGATAACAGGCCAGGTTCTCGGTGTCGACGGCGGATTAAGTGCCGTGCGTGCGAAAATGAAAATGTAA
- a CDS encoding cryptochrome/photolyase family protein, giving the protein MSTLCFILGDQLTHSLHALQGLDKQNDVVFLCEVMEEATYVRHHPQKIAFLFSAMRHFAEELKTDGYRVRYVQLDDPANTGTFDNELKRAVIEEKATRLVLTRPGEWRVWQKFSAWKKELPLPVKVFKDNRFLCSIQDFKSWAQGRKQLRMEYFYRDMRKRYQLLMGTGNQPEGGQWNYDTDNRKRLKQPPDLPQRLIHENDDTTRSVLNLVKNRFQDHFGTLNAFNMAVTRAQALEEAYYFIDHYLPAFGPYQDAMMTGEATLYHSKLSAYLNAGLLLPLELCQWVEKAYLDRKVALNTAEGFIRQVLGWREFVRGVYWLHMPDYAGLNYLEAKRPLPSFYWGGPTRMHCLSEVVSHTREYAYSHHIQRLMVTGNFALLAGLKPEDVCAWYLAVYADAYEWVELPNTLGMALFADGGIMASKPYAASGKYIQRMSNFCQSCAYDPNDTVGQTACPFNSLYWNFLHTHRQKLQKNPRLHYAYMNWEKLPNEKQTAILSQAEQYLRQLADDAL; this is encoded by the coding sequence ATGTCAACACTATGTTTTATTTTAGGGGATCAATTAACGCATTCACTGCACGCCCTGCAAGGCCTTGATAAGCAGAACGATGTTGTTTTTCTCTGTGAAGTGATGGAGGAAGCCACTTACGTCAGGCATCATCCCCAAAAAATCGCGTTCCTGTTTTCAGCCATGCGTCATTTTGCTGAAGAATTAAAGACCGATGGCTACAGAGTGCGTTATGTCCAATTGGATGATCCGGCGAATACGGGAACCTTTGACAACGAGTTAAAACGCGCTGTCATTGAGGAAAAGGCGACCCGCCTCGTTTTAACCCGCCCAGGCGAATGGCGTGTCTGGCAAAAATTTTCCGCGTGGAAAAAAGAACTGCCTCTGCCAGTCAAGGTGTTCAAGGATAACCGCTTTCTATGCTCCATTCAGGACTTTAAATCCTGGGCTCAGGGAAGAAAACAATTACGGATGGAGTATTTTTATCGCGACATGCGAAAACGGTATCAACTCTTAATGGGGACCGGTAATCAGCCGGAAGGAGGGCAATGGAACTATGATACTGACAATCGCAAGCGCTTAAAACAGCCGCCTGACCTCCCTCAACGGTTAATCCATGAAAACGATGACACCACCCGTTCTGTTTTGAATTTGGTCAAAAATCGCTTTCAAGATCATTTTGGTACGCTAAACGCTTTTAACATGGCGGTCACCCGGGCACAGGCTTTAGAGGAAGCGTATTATTTCATTGACCACTACCTGCCTGCTTTTGGTCCGTATCAGGACGCCATGATGACAGGCGAGGCAACGCTTTATCATTCCAAATTATCGGCCTATCTCAATGCAGGGCTGTTATTGCCTCTTGAACTTTGCCAGTGGGTTGAGAAGGCGTACCTGGATAGAAAAGTGGCTTTAAATACGGCAGAAGGCTTTATCCGGCAGGTATTGGGCTGGCGGGAATTTGTTCGTGGGGTTTATTGGTTACACATGCCGGATTACGCGGGCCTCAATTACCTTGAGGCTAAACGGCCGTTGCCGTCATTCTACTGGGGAGGACCAACCCGCATGCATTGCCTCAGTGAAGTGGTCTCTCACACGCGTGAATACGCCTATTCGCATCATATCCAGCGGCTGATGGTAACCGGCAATTTTGCCTTGCTGGCTGGGCTTAAGCCCGAGGACGTCTGTGCCTGGTATCTGGCCGTTTATGCCGATGCGTATGAATGGGTGGAGTTGCCTAATACGCTGGGCATGGCTCTGTTTGCTGATGGCGGTATAATGGCCAGTAAACCGTATGCAGCCAGCGGCAAATACATCCAGCGAATGAGCAATTTTTGTCAATCCTGCGCGTACGATCCCAATGACACGGTAGGGCAGACCGCGTGTCCGTTCAATTCGCTTTACTGGAACTTCCTCCATACTCATCGTCAAAAATTACAAAAAAACCCACGCCTTCATTATGCTTACATGAATTGGGAAAAATTGCCGAACGAGAAACAGACAGCTATTCTTTCCCAGGCTGAACAGTACCTGAGGCAACTGGCCGACGATGCCTTGTAA
- a CDS encoding glutathione S-transferase N-terminal domain-containing protein, which produces MYTLYSFATPNGFKPTILLEELHVPYEIKWVNIREGEQFKPDFLAISPNNKIPALHDSDNDFHLFESVAILEYLAEKHGQFLPAALKPKFNVLQWCYFQVGSIGPMFGQYGHFTVYAPEQVPYAKKRYSDEVLRLLAVMDKQLMQQDFIAGHDYTIADMAIWPWIYCYEVFYKTPLDAKQFPHLANWYHSLSKRPAIEAALAAYEQP; this is translated from the coding sequence ATGTACACGCTTTATTCATTCGCTACGCCCAATGGCTTTAAACCCACCATTCTACTGGAGGAATTGCACGTTCCTTATGAAATAAAATGGGTGAATATTCGCGAAGGGGAGCAATTCAAGCCCGATTTTTTAGCGATTTCCCCCAACAACAAGATTCCCGCCCTGCATGACAGCGACAATGATTTTCATTTGTTTGAAAGCGTCGCCATTCTTGAATACCTGGCGGAAAAGCATGGCCAATTTCTACCCGCAGCCTTAAAGCCCAAATTTAATGTGCTGCAATGGTGTTATTTTCAGGTGGGCAGCATAGGCCCCATGTTCGGTCAATATGGCCATTTTACCGTTTATGCTCCTGAGCAGGTTCCTTATGCAAAAAAACGCTACAGCGATGAAGTGTTGCGCCTTCTGGCGGTCATGGATAAGCAGCTCATGCAACAGGATTTCATCGCCGGTCACGACTACACCATTGCTGACATGGCCATCTGGCCCTGGATTTATTGTTATGAAGTTTTTTACAAAACACCCCTCGATGCCAAACAGTTTCCCCATCTCGCCAACTGGTATCATTCCTTAAGCAAGCGCCCCGCCATTGAAGCAGCCCTCGCTGCCTATGAGCAACCGTAA
- a CDS encoding phytanoyl-CoA dioxygenase family protein has protein sequence MLLQAAADFAQHGAVCLRQLLNAQQVDRLRQGIELNLAALSPRAKVASRPDDPGFFVEDFCTWQQNAFYQQVIFDSPLGEVAAQLMNSRQVRLYHDHLLVKEPRTRQPTPWHQDQPYYNVSGYQNISFWIPVDPVSRASTLEFVAGSHRGPWLMPRTFMDNQAKWFPEGSLEELPDIDAAREHYPILGWAVEPGDVVCFHMLTLHAAAGVADTRRRVFSLRFLGDDMVYAPRRWSTSPDFPGLNDELAAGSPLDHPLFPLVWQENETIPNTVIRPL, from the coding sequence ATGCTTCTGCAGGCGGCGGCTGATTTTGCACAGCACGGGGCGGTTTGCCTGCGGCAATTGCTCAATGCACAGCAGGTTGACCGGTTGCGGCAGGGCATTGAGCTCAATTTAGCCGCCTTAAGCCCGCGCGCTAAAGTAGCCAGCCGTCCGGACGATCCCGGCTTTTTTGTTGAAGATTTCTGCACCTGGCAGCAAAATGCTTTTTACCAGCAGGTTATTTTTGACTCTCCTCTCGGTGAAGTCGCCGCTCAATTGATGAATAGCCGTCAGGTCAGGCTTTATCATGATCACCTGCTGGTCAAGGAGCCTCGCACCCGTCAACCGACGCCCTGGCATCAGGATCAACCCTACTACAATGTCAGTGGTTATCAGAATATCAGCTTCTGGATTCCAGTGGATCCGGTCAGCCGTGCCTCGACTCTGGAGTTTGTCGCCGGCTCTCATCGCGGGCCCTGGCTCATGCCGCGAACGTTCATGGATAATCAGGCCAAATGGTTCCCGGAAGGGTCGCTCGAAGAATTACCTGATATTGACGCAGCGCGCGAGCATTACCCCATTCTGGGTTGGGCGGTTGAGCCTGGCGATGTCGTGTGTTTCCATATGCTGACCCTGCATGCGGCCGCCGGCGTAGCCGACACACGAAGGCGGGTTTTTTCGCTTCGTTTTCTTGGCGATGACATGGTGTATGCCCCGCGACGCTGGTCCACCTCACCGGATTTTCCAGGCCTCAATGACGAGCTGGCCGCCGGCTCACCGCTTGACCATCCCCTCTTTCCCCTCGTCTGGCAGGAGAACGAAACTATTCCCAACACGGTCATCCGTCCGCTATAG
- a CDS encoding twin transmembrane helix small protein has protein sequence MTKVVIILAMLIILISLGSGLFFLIRDEGKTTRTVKALSWRIGLSLALFIFLIVAFSQGWIQPHSV, from the coding sequence ATGACTAAAGTTGTTATCATCCTTGCCATGCTCATCATCCTGATTTCTCTGGGTAGCGGCCTTTTTTTCTTAATCCGGGATGAGGGAAAAACCACGCGCACCGTCAAAGCGCTAAGCTGGCGTATTGGCCTGTCGCTTGCGCTTTTTATTTTCCTTATCGTGGCGTTCAGCCAGGGCTGGATCCAGCCTCACTCCGTTTAA
- a CDS encoding SURF1 family protein, with product MTHLFTGNYRFAPKWGMTLLAVIVTASLAGLGYWQIARAHEKEKTLEMEAERAKKPAVDWQPDSPLPAQYQRIRVQGRFLPRVFLLDNQFYDHAFGYHVFNPLLLENGQIVLVDRGWVKGSLNRNQLPEVITPRQRSVIAGRVYYPSTKQWVLGDAIEQKKDKYYVIEKIDAKLVSQVLHKSVYPFIIRLNKNAANGYVREWPVVTLSPQRHYGYAVQWFAMALAVLVIYIVLNLKKTHEKN from the coding sequence ATGACTCATTTATTCACTGGTAATTATCGATTTGCACCGAAATGGGGCATGACCCTGCTGGCGGTGATTGTGACCGCATCGCTTGCGGGCCTTGGGTATTGGCAAATTGCCCGGGCCCACGAAAAAGAGAAAACGCTTGAAATGGAAGCCGAACGCGCCAAAAAACCGGCCGTGGACTGGCAGCCTGACAGCCCGCTTCCCGCTCAGTACCAGCGTATTCGCGTCCAGGGCAGGTTTCTTCCCCGGGTGTTTTTACTGGATAATCAATTTTATGACCACGCGTTTGGTTACCATGTTTTCAATCCCTTACTGCTTGAAAATGGCCAGATTGTATTGGTTGACAGAGGATGGGTTAAAGGCAGCCTTAACCGTAACCAGTTACCCGAAGTGATAACGCCGCGACAGCGTTCAGTCATTGCCGGCCGTGTTTATTATCCATCGACTAAACAATGGGTATTGGGTGACGCTATTGAGCAGAAAAAAGACAAATATTACGTTATCGAAAAAATTGATGCAAAGTTAGTCAGCCAAGTTTTGCATAAATCAGTCTATCCGTTTATCATTCGCCTCAATAAAAATGCTGCGAACGGGTACGTTCGTGAATGGCCGGTCGTGACCCTGTCTCCGCAACGTCATTATGGCTATGCGGTACAATGGTTTGCCATGGCCCTCGCGGTATTGGTAATTTATATCGTACTGAATCTTAAGAAAACCCATGAAAAAAACTAA